The following are from one region of the Nostoc cf. commune SO-36 genome:
- a CDS encoding manganese catalase family protein, with translation MFFHKKEPIHAVNVTEPNPRFAQLLLEQFGGATGELSAALQYWVQSFHVENPGIKDMLQDIAIEEFGHLEMVGKLIEAHTKNSDQTEAYKSTLFALRGVGPHFLDSQGQAWTAAYLNEGGDVVRDLRANVAAEAGARQTYEELIKLATDKGTQETLVHLLTREISHTQMFMKALDSLGKLTDPFFGNIKPDETVALYYNLSTNGNGQDERGPWNSEPTFKYIANPLESHS, from the coding sequence ATGTTTTTTCACAAAAAAGAGCCTATTCATGCCGTTAACGTTACTGAACCAAACCCTCGTTTTGCTCAGTTGCTTTTAGAGCAGTTTGGTGGAGCTACTGGCGAACTTAGTGCAGCACTTCAATATTGGGTTCAATCATTCCATGTCGAAAATCCTGGAATTAAAGATATGCTGCAAGACATTGCAATTGAGGAATTCGGCCATTTAGAAATGGTTGGTAAACTCATTGAAGCTCATACTAAGAATAGCGACCAAACAGAGGCTTATAAAAGTACTCTCTTTGCACTCCGAGGGGTTGGGCCTCATTTTCTAGATAGTCAAGGTCAGGCTTGGACGGCAGCTTACTTGAATGAGGGTGGAGATGTAGTGCGTGATTTGAGAGCTAACGTTGCAGCTGAAGCTGGCGCTCGTCAGACTTACGAAGAATTGATTAAGTTGGCAACTGATAAAGGAACCCAAGAGACTTTAGTCCATCTGTTAACACGAGAAATTTCTCATACCCAGATGTTTATGAAAGCTCTAGACTCGTTGGGTAAGTTGACAGATCCATTCTTTGGTAATATTAAACCAGATGAGACTGTTGCTCTCTACTACAACCTATCTACAAACGGAAATGGTCAAGATGAGCGTGGGCCTTGGAATTCTGAACCAACATTCAAATATATTGCTAATCCTCTAGAAAGTCACTCTTAA
- a CDS encoding DUF3891 family protein, which translates to MIVNPTQNGWEVIYHRAHALLAAQLAGQWRRKDAPVRLYETLAAISHHDDLEKEWEEDILSEGGAPNDFTLNSNADVDAGADKLAELAKNALYRGRWVALLISMHISRLNEPSRGQSAKLDKLLDEQLKNQQRWRKELGIEKEDVDSAYAFMQWCDRLSLILCQQELPADERFLEISKGPDDQRYDIMQRSDNLVIVKPWPFQDDKFTVNVEACALSQVKFESNSELTQALQEAPIKVLEWTFVKS; encoded by the coding sequence GTGATTGTCAACCCTACGCAAAATGGTTGGGAGGTCATTTATCATCGTGCCCATGCTTTATTAGCAGCTCAACTGGCGGGACAGTGGCGACGTAAAGATGCTCCAGTAAGGTTATATGAAACCCTAGCTGCAATTTCTCATCACGATGACCTAGAAAAAGAGTGGGAAGAAGATATTCTCAGTGAAGGAGGTGCGCCAAACGACTTCACCCTCAACTCAAATGCCGATGTAGATGCCGGTGCTGATAAATTGGCTGAACTGGCAAAGAATGCCCTTTACCGTGGACGATGGGTAGCTTTGTTAATTTCTATGCATATCAGCCGTTTGAATGAGCCAAGCCGGGGTCAGAGTGCCAAGCTAGACAAACTTTTAGATGAGCAACTTAAAAACCAGCAACGTTGGCGTAAGGAACTGGGCATCGAAAAGGAAGATGTTGATTCTGCTTATGCATTTATGCAGTGGTGCGATCGCCTTTCTCTTATTTTATGTCAGCAAGAACTACCTGCTGATGAGCGATTTTTAGAAATTAGCAAGGGCCCTGACGATCAGCGCTATGACATCATGCAGCGCAGTGATAATTTAGTTATTGTCAAACCCTGGCCCTTCCAAGACGATAAATTTACGGTCAACGTTGAAGCCTGCGCCCTATCCCAGGTAAAATTTGAGAGCAACAGCGAACTAACTCAAGCCCTACAAGAAGCCCCCATTAAGGTACTT